A window from Intestinimonas massiliensis (ex Afouda et al. 2020) encodes these proteins:
- the typA gene encoding translational GTPase TypA, translating to MQNTHLRNIAIIAHVDHGKTTLVDEMLKQGGIYRENQATVERVMDSNDLERERGITILAKNTAVHYKDVKINIVDTPGHADFGGEVERILKMVNGVILLVDAAEGPMPQTRFVLSKALELGHRVIVVINKIDRPDQRIHEVCDEVLELLMDLNATEEQFDSPTLFCSGRQGTASYSPEVAGTDLAPLFDTILDYIPGPEADEDAPFQMLVSSIDYNEFVGRIAVGRIERGTIKQNQEIAVCNFHTPDDAPQKAKAVSLYQFDGLGKVPVTEATAGNIIAMSGIGDITIGDTICAPDAVEPIEFVKISAPTIEMTFSVNDSPFAGREGKFVTSRQLRERLFRETLKDVSLRVTETANTDSFNVAGRGEMSLSILIETMRREGYEFQVSPPRVLYQEIDGQKCEPIERLVVDVPAEAVGSVIEKIGARKGEMAEMTPVGNRMKVEFLVPARGLFGYRNEFLTDTKGEGIMASVFECYAPFKGEVTRRNTGSLVAFETGEAVTYGLFNAQERGALFIGAGVPVYAGMVVGETPKNEDISVNVCKKKQLTNMRASGSDEALRLTPARQMSLEQCLEFLADDELLEVTPENLRLRKRILDHGDRMKALKGGK from the coding sequence TTGCAGAACACACACTTAAGAAACATTGCCATCATCGCCCACGTTGACCACGGCAAGACCACTCTGGTGGACGAGATGCTCAAGCAGGGCGGCATTTACCGGGAGAACCAGGCCACCGTGGAACGGGTCATGGACTCCAACGACCTGGAGCGGGAGCGGGGCATCACCATCCTGGCCAAGAACACCGCCGTCCACTATAAGGACGTGAAGATTAACATCGTGGATACCCCGGGCCACGCCGACTTCGGCGGCGAGGTGGAGCGTATCCTGAAGATGGTCAACGGCGTCATCCTGCTGGTGGATGCCGCCGAGGGCCCCATGCCCCAGACCCGCTTCGTGCTGTCCAAGGCTCTGGAACTGGGCCACCGGGTCATCGTGGTCATCAACAAGATCGACCGCCCCGACCAGCGCATCCACGAGGTCTGCGACGAGGTGCTGGAGCTGTTGATGGACCTGAACGCCACCGAAGAGCAGTTTGATTCTCCCACGCTGTTCTGCTCGGGCCGCCAGGGCACGGCCTCTTACTCTCCGGAGGTGGCCGGCACCGATCTGGCCCCCCTCTTCGACACCATCCTGGACTATATCCCCGGCCCCGAGGCCGACGAGGACGCCCCCTTCCAGATGCTGGTCTCCTCCATCGACTACAATGAGTTTGTGGGCCGCATTGCCGTCGGACGCATCGAGCGGGGCACCATCAAGCAGAATCAGGAGATCGCGGTGTGTAACTTCCACACCCCGGACGACGCCCCCCAAAAGGCCAAGGCCGTCTCCCTGTACCAGTTCGACGGACTGGGCAAGGTCCCGGTGACCGAGGCCACCGCCGGCAACATTATCGCCATGAGCGGCATTGGCGACATCACCATCGGCGACACCATCTGCGCCCCCGACGCGGTGGAGCCCATCGAGTTCGTCAAGATCTCCGCTCCTACCATCGAGATGACCTTCTCGGTGAACGACTCCCCCTTTGCCGGCCGGGAGGGCAAATTCGTCACCTCCCGCCAGCTTCGGGAGCGGCTGTTCCGTGAGACGCTGAAGGACGTGTCCCTCCGGGTCACCGAGACCGCCAACACCGACTCCTTCAACGTGGCCGGCCGGGGCGAAATGTCCCTGTCCATCCTCATCGAGACCATGCGCCGGGAGGGCTACGAATTCCAGGTCTCCCCCCCGCGGGTGCTCTATCAGGAGATCGACGGCCAGAAGTGCGAGCCCATCGAGCGGCTGGTGGTGGACGTGCCCGCCGAGGCCGTGGGCTCGGTCATCGAGAAGATCGGCGCCCGGAAGGGTGAGATGGCCGAGATGACCCCCGTGGGCAACCGGATGAAGGTGGAGTTCCTGGTCCCCGCCCGGGGCCTGTTCGGCTACCGCAATGAGTTTTTGACCGACACCAAGGGTGAGGGCATCATGGCCTCGGTCTTTGAGTGCTACGCCCCCTTCAAGGGGGAGGTGACCCGGCGGAATACCGGCAGCCTGGTGGCCTTTGAGACCGGCGAGGCCGTGACCTACGGCCTGTTCAACGCCCAAGAGCGGGGCGCGCTGTTCATCGGCGCGGGCGTGCCCGTCTACGCCGGCATGGTGGTGGGTGAGACCCCCAAGAACGAGGACATCTCGGTCAATGTGTGCAAGAAGAAGCAGCTCACCAACATGCGGGCCTCCGGCTCGGACGAGGCCCTGCGGCTGACACCCGCCCGGCAGATGAGCCTGGAGCAGTGCTTGGAGTTCCTGGCGGACGACGAGCTGCTGGAGGTCACTCCGGAGAACCTGCGGCTGCGCAAGCGGATTCTGGACCACGGCGATCGGATGAAGGCCCTCAAGGGCGGCAAATAA
- a CDS encoding MBL fold metallo-hydrolase: MELIQAKGDTWYLAAAELIPLYRLEGGRCILLDSGLESEREALSAALDRAGLTPVGVFGSHTHRDHSVNNGWLRERYGTRICLPEGEAVIASTPLMCKQVYASLSLEGLMEDCGGMVCRADETVGPEDGTAEFLGVPFRVLHAPGHTPDHICTITPDGVCYTADLMLAGPALETARLPYHYVHAVARASMEKLRDAAGGCACCIAAHRAVFRDPASVAAGNLALLDRVGGEMLELLRTPLTLGELVAAVVERKKLLTHSEMKAARYARSVQCFVEYLRDTGRLDVVVDRGMRRFVRR; encoded by the coding sequence ATGGAGCTGATACAGGCCAAAGGCGACACCTGGTATCTGGCCGCCGCCGAGCTGATCCCCCTCTACCGCCTGGAGGGCGGTCGCTGCATCCTGCTGGACAGCGGCCTGGAGAGCGAGCGGGAGGCGCTCTCCGCCGCGCTGGACCGGGCGGGGCTGACGCCGGTGGGGGTATTCGGCTCCCACACCCACCGGGACCACTCGGTGAACAACGGGTGGCTGCGGGAGCGCTACGGCACCCGCATCTGTCTGCCCGAGGGGGAGGCCGTCATTGCCTCCACCCCCCTCATGTGCAAGCAGGTGTACGCCTCCCTGTCCCTGGAGGGCCTGATGGAGGACTGCGGCGGCATGGTGTGCCGGGCGGATGAGACCGTGGGGCCGGAGGACGGTACGGCGGAGTTTCTGGGGGTCCCCTTCCGGGTGCTCCACGCCCCCGGCCACACCCCCGACCACATCTGCACCATCACTCCGGACGGAGTGTGCTACACCGCCGACCTGATGCTGGCCGGTCCGGCGCTGGAGACCGCCCGGCTGCCCTATCACTACGTCCATGCCGTCGCCCGGGCCAGCATGGAAAAGCTGCGGGATGCGGCGGGCGGCTGCGCCTGCTGCATCGCGGCCCACCGGGCGGTGTTCCGAGACCCGGCTTCGGTGGCGGCGGGGAATCTGGCCCTGCTGGACCGGGTGGGCGGGGAGATGCTGGAGCTGCTGCGGACGCCCCTGACCCTGGGGGAGCTGGTGGCCGCCGTGGTGGAGCGGAAAAAGCTGCTGACCCACAGTGAGATGAAGGCCGCCCGGTATGCCCGCAGCGTGCAGTGCTTTGTGGAATATCTCCGGGACACCGGCCGGCTGGACGTGGTGGTGGACCGAGGGATGCGCCGCTTTGTGCGCAGATAA
- the mnmA gene encoding tRNA 2-thiouridine(34) synthase MnmA — MKKPHLVLGLSGGVDSAVSALLLRESYQVYCLWLDIGLGGGEDAAAMADWLGLPFEKKDIRRELEHFVCQPFVEDYLAGRTPLPCARCNPLVKFPALLQKAEELGGGYVATGHYARVTQGPEGRILLRKGQPANDQSYMLGRLTQSILRRTVFPLGGYEKVQVRALAAQRGVPVAHKPDSMEICFIPGGNYAAWLDARAQTPPPGDFVDREGRVLGRHKGIHHYTLGQGRGLGISGPHRYFVSDIDPARNTVTLSDGSDLSARRVFCTHPNWISIPGLEAPMEVTVRLRHSRAETPARLHPWKDGVALELAVPARAPTPGQLAVFYQEDIVVGSAWIEKEDGDTWS; from the coding sequence ATGAAGAAGCCGCATTTGGTACTGGGACTCTCCGGCGGGGTGGACTCCGCCGTATCGGCTCTGCTTCTGCGGGAGAGCTATCAGGTCTACTGCCTCTGGCTGGACATCGGCCTGGGAGGCGGCGAGGACGCGGCCGCCATGGCCGACTGGCTGGGGCTGCCCTTTGAAAAAAAGGACATCCGCAGGGAATTGGAGCACTTCGTCTGCCAGCCCTTTGTGGAGGATTATCTGGCGGGCCGCACCCCCTTGCCCTGCGCCCGGTGCAATCCCCTGGTGAAGTTCCCCGCTCTGCTGCAGAAGGCCGAGGAGCTGGGGGGCGGCTATGTGGCCACCGGCCACTACGCCCGGGTGACCCAGGGGCCCGAGGGCCGCATTCTTCTGCGCAAGGGCCAGCCCGCCAACGACCAGTCCTACATGCTGGGACGTCTGACCCAGAGCATCCTGCGCCGGACCGTGTTCCCTTTGGGGGGGTATGAAAAAGTACAGGTCCGGGCCCTGGCGGCCCAGCGGGGGGTGCCCGTGGCCCATAAGCCGGACAGCATGGAGATCTGCTTTATCCCCGGCGGGAACTACGCCGCCTGGCTGGACGCCCGGGCCCAGACTCCGCCGCCCGGCGACTTTGTGGACCGGGAGGGCCGTGTTCTGGGCCGCCATAAGGGCATCCACCACTATACCCTGGGCCAGGGGCGGGGTCTGGGAATCTCCGGTCCCCACCGCTATTTCGTCTCGGACATCGACCCGGCGCGCAACACCGTCACCCTGTCCGACGGGTCCGATCTGTCGGCCCGGCGGGTGTTCTGCACCCACCCCAACTGGATCTCCATTCCTGGACTGGAGGCCCCCATGGAGGTGACGGTCCGGCTGCGCCACTCCCGGGCCGAGACCCCCGCCCGGCTGCACCCCTGGAAGGACGGAGTGGCCCTGGAGCTGGCCGTCCCCGCCCGGGCCCCCACGCCGGGGCAGCTTGCGGTCTTCTATCAGGAGGACATCGTGGTGGGCTCGGCCTGGATCGAAAAGGAGGACGGGGACACATGGAGCTGA
- the mnmG gene encoding tRNA uridine-5-carboxymethylaminomethyl(34) synthesis enzyme MnmG gives MDYNAGSYDIAVIGAGHAGIEAALAAARLGLKTVCFTVNLDAVGNMPCNPAIGGTGKGHLVRELDALGGEMARAADRACIQYRTLNRGKGPAVWSLRAQADRREYQKIMKHTLELQENLWVKQAEVTDLFTDESGAVDRVRTAAGAVYQVRAAVVCTGTYLGGRTIVGDVTRDSGPDGLAAALPLTQSLLRLGLGLRRFKTGTPPRVNARSVDFSKMEVQPGDETVVPFSFETREVPQNRAVCYLTYTNQRTHAVIRANLDRSPLFSGVIEGVGPRYCPSIEDKVVRFADKPRHQLFIEPMGLDTEELYIQGFSSSLPEDVQVEMLHTVAGLERAEMTRSAYAIEYDCVDPTELYPTLEHIRVPGLYGAGQFNGSSGYEEAAVQGFVAGVNAALKLLGRPPMVIGRDQGYIGVLIDDLVTKGTNEPYRMMTSRTEYRLLHRQDNADQRLCPIGHAAGLVSDERYERVKAKYAAVDREIKRLESRGAPPSPVLDAMLEGKGEPPAKSGARLADLLRRPRVGYGDLAPFDPERPDLPAAVAEQVEIALKYEGYIARQRRQVEEMRKMERHPLPPDLDYLAIPALRLEARQKLDQIRPLNLGQASRISGVSPADMAALMIYLERG, from the coding sequence ATGGACTACAACGCTGGAAGCTATGATATCGCCGTCATCGGGGCAGGGCACGCGGGCATCGAGGCCGCCCTGGCCGCCGCCCGGCTGGGACTGAAAACGGTGTGCTTCACTGTCAACCTGGACGCGGTGGGTAACATGCCCTGCAATCCCGCCATCGGCGGCACCGGAAAGGGCCATCTGGTCCGGGAGCTGGACGCCCTGGGCGGCGAGATGGCCCGGGCGGCGGACCGGGCCTGCATCCAGTATCGTACCCTGAACCGGGGCAAGGGCCCCGCCGTCTGGTCCCTGCGGGCCCAGGCCGACCGGCGGGAGTACCAGAAGATCATGAAGCACACCCTGGAATTGCAGGAAAACCTGTGGGTGAAGCAGGCCGAGGTCACCGACCTCTTCACCGACGAGTCCGGTGCGGTGGACCGGGTGCGTACCGCCGCCGGAGCGGTGTACCAGGTCCGGGCCGCCGTGGTGTGTACCGGTACCTATCTGGGTGGGCGGACCATCGTGGGCGACGTGACCCGGGATTCCGGGCCCGACGGCCTGGCCGCCGCCCTGCCGCTGACCCAGAGCCTGCTGCGGCTGGGGCTGGGCCTGCGCCGGTTCAAGACCGGAACGCCTCCCCGGGTCAACGCCCGGAGCGTGGATTTTTCCAAAATGGAGGTCCAGCCCGGCGACGAGACGGTGGTCCCTTTCTCTTTCGAGACCCGGGAGGTTCCACAAAACCGGGCGGTGTGCTACCTGACCTACACCAACCAGCGCACCCACGCCGTGATCCGGGCCAACCTGGACCGCTCCCCCCTCTTCTCCGGTGTCATCGAGGGGGTGGGGCCCCGGTACTGCCCCTCCATCGAGGACAAGGTGGTCCGCTTCGCCGACAAGCCCCGGCACCAGCTCTTCATCGAGCCCATGGGGCTGGACACCGAGGAGCTCTACATCCAGGGCTTCTCCTCCTCCCTGCCCGAGGATGTGCAGGTGGAGATGCTCCACACCGTCGCCGGACTGGAGAGAGCCGAGATGACCCGGTCGGCCTACGCCATCGAGTACGACTGCGTGGACCCCACCGAGCTCTACCCCACCCTGGAGCACATCAGGGTCCCCGGACTCTACGGGGCGGGGCAATTCAACGGCTCCTCCGGCTATGAGGAGGCCGCTGTCCAGGGCTTTGTGGCGGGGGTGAACGCTGCCCTGAAGCTGCTGGGCCGGCCGCCTATGGTCATTGGCCGGGACCAGGGGTACATCGGGGTGCTGATCGACGACCTGGTGACCAAGGGCACCAACGAACCCTACCGCATGATGACCTCGCGGACAGAGTACCGGCTGCTCCACCGGCAGGACAACGCCGACCAGCGGCTGTGCCCTATCGGTCACGCCGCCGGTCTGGTCAGCGACGAGCGATATGAGCGGGTGAAGGCCAAATACGCTGCGGTGGACCGGGAGATCAAGCGGCTGGAGAGCCGAGGCGCGCCCCCCTCCCCGGTCCTGGATGCGATGCTGGAGGGCAAGGGGGAGCCCCCCGCCAAAAGCGGGGCCCGGCTGGCCGACCTGCTGCGGCGGCCCCGGGTGGGGTACGGCGATTTGGCCCCCTTTGACCCGGAGCGCCCCGACCTGCCCGCCGCCGTGGCCGAGCAGGTGGAGATTGCCCTCAAGTACGAGGGGTACATTGCCCGGCAGCGGCGCCAGGTGGAGGAGATGCGGAAGATGGAGCGCCACCCGCTCCCGCCGGACCTGGATTATCTGGCCATTCCGGCGCTCCGGCTGGAGGCCCGGCAGAAGCTGGATCAGATCCGTCCGCTGAACCTGGGACAGGCCAGCCGCATTTCCGGCGTCAGCCCGGCGGACATGGCGGCGCTGATGATCTATCTGGAGCGGGGCTGA
- a CDS encoding DEAD/DEAH box helicase produces MKFNELGLIAPILKALTAQGYAEPTPIQRQAIPPALKGRDVLGCAQTGTGKTCAFAAPILQRLHADVVVGPRYIRALILTPTRELALQIQECFEAYGKNLPLRSAVIFGGVGQQPQVDQIKKGLDILVATPGRLLDLQGQGLLDLGRVEIFVLDEADRMLDMGFIHDVRRVLKLLPAKKQTLFFSATMPPEVMELVNALLRDPVKVAVDPVSSPVEVIRQSLYFVDKGNKTKLLSHLVRELGVKNALVFTRTKHGANKVASDLVKSGITAAAIHGNKSQTARQQALADFKAGKVQCLVATDIAARGIDIEELSHVFNYNLPEVPETYVHRIGRTGRAGHGGTAISFCDFAEREYRKGIEKLIGKKLPVVEGHPWPMEVFEAPRDAKGRTVNADDAEARAAARERKALRDAAQKRAQPVPAPEAAAPTPARKKRKPNWQKAEGERAGRLDAVLPERSAGPVEADYGDFNRPDPLGEDRIMDATARLLAPRPRMFSQRPEAPAPERRARKKNKSAAGPAAEPQERPAQGGRGKRREEGKSAVPAPVQAVKKRHDRGRGHRAGPVMPTRSSSVKDSTEQPSLMKPYYLNDD; encoded by the coding sequence ATGAAATTCAATGAGCTGGGGCTGATCGCCCCGATCCTCAAGGCATTGACGGCCCAGGGCTACGCCGAGCCCACCCCCATCCAGCGCCAGGCCATCCCCCCCGCCCTCAAGGGCCGGGACGTGCTGGGCTGCGCCCAAACCGGCACGGGCAAGACCTGCGCCTTCGCCGCCCCTATCCTCCAGCGGCTCCACGCCGACGTGGTGGTGGGGCCCCGGTATATCCGCGCCCTCATCCTCACCCCCACCCGGGAGCTGGCCCTCCAGATCCAGGAGTGCTTCGAAGCCTACGGCAAGAACCTGCCCCTGCGCTCCGCCGTTATCTTCGGCGGCGTGGGACAGCAGCCCCAGGTGGACCAGATCAAAAAGGGCCTGGATATCCTGGTTGCCACCCCCGGTCGCCTGCTGGACCTCCAGGGCCAGGGCCTGCTGGACCTGGGCCGGGTGGAAATCTTCGTGCTGGACGAGGCCGACCGGATGCTGGACATGGGCTTTATCCACGACGTGCGCCGGGTGCTTAAGCTGCTGCCGGCAAAAAAGCAGACCCTCTTCTTCTCCGCCACCATGCCCCCCGAGGTGATGGAGCTGGTCAACGCCCTGCTCCGCGACCCGGTGAAGGTGGCGGTGGACCCGGTGTCCTCTCCGGTGGAGGTCATCCGGCAGAGCCTCTATTTTGTGGACAAGGGCAACAAGACCAAGCTGCTCTCCCATCTGGTGCGGGAGCTGGGGGTGAAAAACGCCCTGGTGTTCACCCGCACCAAGCACGGGGCCAACAAGGTGGCCTCCGACCTGGTGAAGAGCGGCATCACTGCCGCCGCCATCCACGGCAACAAGTCCCAGACCGCCCGGCAGCAGGCCCTGGCCGACTTCAAGGCCGGGAAGGTGCAGTGCCTGGTGGCCACCGATATCGCCGCCCGGGGCATCGACATTGAGGAGCTGTCCCACGTGTTTAACTACAACCTGCCCGAGGTGCCGGAGACCTATGTCCACCGCATCGGCCGCACCGGCCGGGCGGGCCACGGCGGCACGGCCATCTCCTTCTGCGACTTTGCCGAGCGGGAGTATCGGAAAGGCATCGAGAAGCTGATTGGCAAAAAGCTGCCGGTGGTGGAGGGGCACCCCTGGCCCATGGAGGTCTTTGAGGCGCCCAGGGACGCCAAGGGGCGGACGGTCAACGCCGACGACGCCGAGGCCCGCGCCGCCGCCCGGGAACGCAAGGCGCTGCGGGATGCGGCCCAAAAGCGGGCGCAGCCGGTCCCGGCACCGGAAGCCGCCGCGCCCACGCCGGCCAGAAAAAAGCGGAAGCCCAACTGGCAGAAGGCGGAGGGCGAGCGGGCCGGACGGCTGGACGCCGTCCTGCCGGAGCGCTCGGCGGGGCCGGTGGAGGCCGATTACGGTGATTTCAACCGCCCGGACCCCTTGGGAGAGGACCGCATCATGGACGCCACCGCCCGTCTGCTGGCCCCCCGGCCGCGGATGTTCTCCCAACGACCGGAGGCCCCCGCGCCGGAAAGGCGGGCCAGGAAAAAGAACAAGTCCGCCGCCGGACCGGCGGCAGAACCCCAGGAGCGCCCCGCGCAGGGGGGCCGGGGCAAACGGCGGGAGGAGGGCAAGAGCGCCGTCCCCGCACCCGTTCAGGCGGTGAAAAAACGCCACGACCGGGGTCGTGGTCACCGGGCGGGGCCGGTCATGCCCACGCGGAGCAGCAGCGTGAAGGACTCTACGGAGCAGCCCAGCCTGATGAAGCCCTATTATCTGAACGACGACTGA
- a CDS encoding shikimate kinase, producing MDNIILVGMPGAGKSTVGVLLAKTLGYAFLDTDLVIQAREGALLQQLLDARGQEAFLEAEADAVCAVSCRCTVIATGGSAVYRTRAVERLRELGRVVYLRLPLDEVERRLNNIGSRGIAMAPGQTLADLYAYRTPLYEGCADLTVDTAGQTLEESVSAVLRALGKGETGPLPTP from the coding sequence GTGGACAACATCATTCTCGTCGGCATGCCGGGGGCGGGCAAGAGCACCGTGGGAGTGCTGCTGGCCAAGACCCTGGGCTATGCCTTTCTGGACACCGACCTGGTCATCCAGGCCCGGGAGGGGGCCCTCCTCCAGCAGCTCCTGGATGCCAGGGGCCAGGAGGCCTTTCTGGAGGCCGAGGCGGACGCCGTGTGCGCCGTCTCCTGCCGATGCACCGTCATCGCCACCGGGGGGAGCGCGGTGTACCGGACGCGGGCGGTGGAGCGCCTGCGGGAGCTGGGCCGGGTAGTGTATCTACGTCTGCCTCTGGACGAGGTGGAGCGGCGTCTGAACAACATCGGCAGCCGGGGTATCGCCATGGCCCCCGGCCAGACTCTGGCCGACCTCTACGCCTATCGTACCCCCCTGTACGAGGGCTGCGCCGACCTGACCGTGGACACGGCGGGGCAGACCCTGGAGGAGTCGGTCTCCGCGGTGCTGCGGGCACTGGGGAAGGGCGAAACGGGGCCCTTGCCGACCCCCTGA
- a CDS encoding putative ABC transporter permease, with translation METLTEDRSRPAEAVRPADGPGQRVSLRRLFWIFFIASFLGANIETAFMLLTRGELQNRSGVLFGTFSLVWGFGAVLFTLCFRRFQGRGGVRVLLGGALVGAGYEYLCSWLQEVLFGACFWDYSHLPFNLHGRVCLVFSLLWGVAALVWVRRIYPWLQRWIDRIPARTVGPLTRVLAVFMAANIALTAAALGRMDERQRDLPPSSGAERLLDRYFPDETLHRCFSSMVYVGTPEDR, from the coding sequence GTGGAAACGCTGACGGAGGACCGGAGCCGGCCGGCGGAGGCCGTGCGCCCGGCGGACGGCCCGGGCCAGAGGGTGAGCCTGCGCCGGCTCTTCTGGATCTTCTTCATTGCCTCCTTCCTGGGGGCCAACATCGAGACGGCGTTCATGCTTCTCACCCGGGGCGAGCTCCAGAACCGCAGCGGCGTCCTGTTCGGCACCTTTTCTCTGGTGTGGGGGTTCGGGGCGGTGCTGTTTACTCTGTGCTTCCGGCGGTTCCAGGGCCGGGGCGGAGTGCGGGTGCTGCTGGGCGGCGCCCTGGTGGGGGCGGGGTATGAATACCTGTGCTCCTGGCTCCAGGAGGTGCTGTTCGGCGCCTGCTTCTGGGATTACAGCCACCTGCCCTTCAACCTCCATGGCCGGGTCTGCCTGGTCTTTTCCCTGCTCTGGGGGGTGGCCGCCCTGGTGTGGGTGCGGCGGATTTACCCCTGGCTGCAGCGCTGGATCGACCGCATTCCCGCCCGGACGGTCGGCCCCCTCACCCGGGTGCTGGCTGTGTTTATGGCGGCCAACATCGCTCTCACCGCCGCCGCCCTGGGTCGGATGGATGAGCGGCAGCGGGACCTGCCCCCCTCCAGCGGCGCCGAGCGGCTTCTGGACCGCTACTTCCCCGACGAGACCCTGCACCGCTGTTTTTCCAGCATGGTGTATGTGGGGACGCCGGAGGATCGGTAA